The Anaeromusa acidaminophila DSM 3853 genome has a window encoding:
- a CDS encoding helix-turn-helix domain-containing protein: MPHKEKVSATLKIDACKRYLAKSMRIADIANTLEVDQKLVRRWIFQYQSEGEAGLKPQKSNRVYP, from the coding sequence TGCCACATAAAGAAAAAGTATCGGCCACTTTGAAGATAGATGCTTGCAAGAGGTATTTGGCCAAAAGCATGCGCATAGCCGATATAGCAAACACTCTGGAAGTTGATCAGAAACTAGTGAGGAGATGGATTTTTCAGTACCAGTCAGAAGGTGAAGCTGGCTTAAAACCGCAGAAAAGTAATCGAGTGTATCC